DNA from Polaribacter sp. NJDZ03:
CCAATAATAAACATGTCGTTTTCTTTACCAAAAGCAACATAGGCATCTGCTGCTTTAAAATCATAAACTCCAGGTTGTGGATTTACCGTTTCTGCTTTCATACAGTTTTCTGGAGTTATGGTATTAAACTCCTTTTTTGCAATTTGCTTTATAGCATTATCCTTGTCTAAAATATCATTAACACTTAAGGCACTACCTATTATAAACTGATTTTTAAAAGCAGTTTTTAATCCTATATCTTGACTTTTATTAGTTTCTGGTAAAACTGTATTTTTTGTAGTTGTTTTATCATTACACCCTGATAATACAAGTAAAGCACAAATTACTTTAGAGAAATTTTTAACTGTTAATTTTTTCATTTTATTGTTTATTTTTAAATATTTAAAGTGATTTTATAAATTTATTAGAAGTAAAACCCATTATTAAAAGAATAAGACTGATGCTTATATTATGTATTGTAAATACATAACAAAGATGTAAATTTACTAAGCGTAAACCATGATAATGCATCACTAATATTCTATAAATACTACCAAGAATAATTTATTTAGAAACCCAGTATATGGCTCCAAAAATGTGATTCAAAAAGTTTTTATCTTTAAAAGTTTCTGGTTTATGACCCAAAGCAGTGTAAAAAGATTTTCCTCCTTCGTATTCTTGATACCATGAAATAGGATGTTTTTCTCCCATACCTTTTAACGGAATATCGTCATAACCCGCAGCAAAATCATAAGAAGCTTCATCAACAGTCATTAAAATAGTTAGTTTATCTAAATTCATGTTTTCAAAGTTATACCACTCATCACTTCTAAGCCATTTTTTTGGTAGATGCCATGTTGCAGGAAAATCACTGTTGACTACTTTTACAATTGCTGATTGTAATTTTGGATGATTTACAAAACTTGCTCCTACAAGACCATTAAACCAAGTATTATTATT
Protein-coding regions in this window:
- a CDS encoding ThuA domain-containing protein, with translation MKYLLLTIFFFTMIKTNGQDQFSVLLFTQHDAWHHNAIPVAVDAFQEMASENQFKFDWTQIPDDLITKLPKYDVVIFMNANANFLTPKHIDALKAFMKRGGGFVGIHGTADGENNNTWFNGLVGASFVNHPKLQSAIVKVVNSDFPATWHLPKKWLRSDEWYNFENMNLDKLTILMTVDEASYDFAAGYDDIPLKGMGEKHPISWYQEYEGGKSFYTALGHKPETFKDKNFLNHIFGAIYWVSK